The genomic interval CATCGGCTTGGAGGCGCCCTTGATGAAGTCGGCGTAAGTAATCACCCGCGGATCGCTGGGCAGCGGCGCCAGCGGCGTGGCCGACTCGCCCCAGCTCGCATCGCTGCACACGATCAGGCGGTCGAGCAACCCCTTGGCGAGAAACCTCTCGGCCATCGGCAGCAGCGCGGCAGAATCGGTGGTAATCAGCACCCGTGCGCCGGAGTCACTGAGCTTGTGCGACAGCGCCCGCTCGCCATCGAGCGGCGACAGATGCACGACGCGGGCGCCGGCCTTCAGCGCACCGAAAAAATTGATCGGATGGTCCGGGGTGTTGCCGATATACAGCGCGACCGAGGAGTCGCGGCCATAGCCTGCTGCGAGCAGCGCGGCCGCCGCGGTCTCGGCCATCGCTTCGAGCTTGGTGTAGGTGATCTGCCGATCACGAAACTCCAGCGCCGGCCGCGACGCATAGTCCTTCGCGGCCTGCGCCAGCAGATCCGGCAACGTCCCCCTCGCGATTGGCGCATCCCAGCGAACGCCAGGCGGATAGTACTGCTCACCGGGATGGGACATGCGGGCCACTTCGCGATTTGGGGGTGAACTAACGGCTCTTCGTCTCTGGCAGGAATAGCATTACGTCATGGTATCCCCTCCCCCTTGCGGGGAGGGTCGGGGGTGGGGTCCCCAGGCACTGTGCCCGCGTCGCCCTCACCCCGGCCCTCTCCCGCAAGCGGGAGAGGGAGAGGAGCGATCACGCCGCGGCCTTGGACGGCTGCGTGAGCGAGGCGAAGGTCTTGCCTTCGGCGGCAAGGCGGGCGAGCAGCGGAGCCGGCTCCAGCGACGGATCGTTGGTGGCCTTGGCGTAGGCCGACAGCCGCTCGGCGATGTGCTTGAGGCCGACGCTGTCGGCGTAGTGCATCGGGCCGCCGCGATAGATCGGCCAGCCGTAGCCGTACAACCAGACCACATCGATGTCGCTCGGACGCGCCGCGATCTTCTCTTCGAGAATGCGGGCGCCCTCGTTGATCATCGGGTACACCATCCGCTCGAGGATCTCCTCGTCGGTGATGTCGCGGCGCTTGAGGCCGAGCTTGGCGAGCGTGTCGTTGATCAGCGTCTCGACTTCCGGATCGGGCATCGGAGCGCGCGAGCCGGCTTCGTACTTGTAGTAGCCCTTGCCGGTCTTCTGGCCGAAGCGGCCGGCTTCGCACAGCGCGTCCGCGATCTCCGACTTGATGCCGCGGTCCTTGCGCGAGCGCCAGCCGATATCGAGGCCGGCGAGATCGCCCATCGCGAACGGGCCCATCGGCATGCCGAACTTGGTGACGACGGCGTCGACCTGCTGCGGCAGCGCGCCTTCGAACAGCAGCTTTTCGGACTGCTTGGAGCGGGCCGCGAGCATGCGGTTGCCGACGAAGCCGTCGCAGACGCCGACCACGACGGGCACCTTGGCGATCTTCTTGGCGATCGACACCGCGGTGAGCAGCGCGTCCGGTGCGGTCTTGGCGCCGCGCACGATTTCGCACAGCTTCATCACGTTGGCCGGCGAGAAGAAGTGCATGCCGAGCACGTCCTGCGGACGCTTGGTGGTGGCGGCGATCTCGTCGATCGACAGATAGGAGGTGTTCGAGGCCAGTACCGCGCCCGGCTTGGCGTGGGCGTCGATCGCGGTGAACACTTCCTTCTTCACCGCCATGGTTTCGAACACCGCCTCGATGATCAGGTCGGCATCCTTGACGTTCTCCAGGCCGACCACGCCGGTGATCAGGCCCATCCGCTTGGCGGGCGCGTCCGCCGGGATGCCGCCGCGCGCCGCGGTGGCTTCGTAGTTCTTCTGCATGATGCCCATGCCGCGCTTGAGCTGCTCCTCGCCGGTCTCGATCAGCGTC from Rhodopseudomonas palustris carries:
- a CDS encoding 3-hydroxyacyl-CoA dehydrogenase NAD-binding domain-containing protein, which gives rise to MSEVVTRATQDQVAIVTVDSPPVNALSAAVRRGILENVNAAVADPAVQAIVLVCAGRTFIAGADITEFGKPAQPPALNDVIAALENSPKPTIAAIHGTALGGGLEVALGCHFRVAVKEAKLGLPEVKLGLLPGAGGTQRLPRAVGPELAVQMIVGGSPIGAAEALKHGLVEEIVENLVAGAVAFAKKVVAEKRPLPRLRDDDSKLAAAKADRSIFTNAVAAMTKKARGLEAPFACADAIGAAIDLPFEEGLKKEREGFMKLVVSDQSKAQRYAFFAEREAAKVDGVPDGTKPRPVSRVAIIGAGTMGGGIAMSFANAGIPVTLIETGEEQLKRGMGIMQKNYEATAARGGIPADAPAKRMGLITGVVGLENVKDADLIIEAVFETMAVKKEVFTAIDAHAKPGAVLASNTSYLSIDEIAATTKRPQDVLGMHFFSPANVMKLCEIVRGAKTAPDALLTAVSIAKKIAKVPVVVGVCDGFVGNRMLAARSKQSEKLLFEGALPQQVDAVVTKFGMPMGPFAMGDLAGLDIGWRSRKDRGIKSEIADALCEAGRFGQKTGKGYYKYEAGSRAPMPDPEVETLINDTLAKLGLKRRDITDEEILERMVYPMINEGARILEEKIAARPSDIDVVWLYGYGWPIYRGGPMHYADSVGLKHIAERLSAYAKATNDPSLEPAPLLARLAAEGKTFASLTQPSKAAA